From the Clostridiales bacterium genome, one window contains:
- a CDS encoding threonylcarbamoyl-AMP synthase, translating to MDTIIKPISEESLELAKRIISQGGLVAFKTETVYGLGADIYNEKAIKKIYQVKGRPVDNPLIVHLADKSQIATVVKAIPPLAQKLIEKFMPGPLTLILDRADHVPKIISAGLATVAVRVPQDDTANAFLKAVGTPIAAPSA from the coding sequence ATGGATACAATAATAAAGCCGATTAGCGAAGAGTCTTTGGAGCTTGCCAAAAGAATAATATCCCAAGGCGGGCTTGTGGCGTTTAAGACCGAAACGGTTTATGGCTTAGGGGCGGATATATATAACGAAAAGGCGATAAAAAAGATTTATCAAGTCAAAGGAAGGCCCGTTGACAATCCTTTGATAGTGCATTTGGCGGACAAGTCACAGATAGCGACAGTGGTCAAGGCCATACCGCCATTGGCGCAAAAGCTTATTGAGAAGTTTATGCCCGGGCCTTTGACTTTGATTTTGGATCGTGCAGACCATGTGCCCAAGATAATAAGCGCAGGACTTGCCACCGTCGCTGTGCGTGTGCCACAAGACGATACCGCCAACGCTTTTTTGAAAGCGGTAGGCACGCCAATAGCCGCGCCGTCGGCTAA